In Vitis riparia cultivar Riparia Gloire de Montpellier isolate 1030 chromosome 19, EGFV_Vit.rip_1.0, whole genome shotgun sequence, the following proteins share a genomic window:
- the LOC117908221 gene encoding uncharacterized protein LOC117908221: MCCWTRLFKVPPIKHIQETKTMHTLTLQLLNHLCTEVLKVSRAKEIFRQSFINGAKYGIPEILEEIIKSYPFALEYVDEELFKLAVLNRHEKIFNLICETGMHRQLIIRTKDDSSNILHLAGKLAPPHRLSLVSGAALQMQRELHWFKEIEKYAPIAFSESENENKDKPKMVFIKEHEKLIKEGEKWMKGTAKCYTLAAALIATVV, from the exons TACCACCCATCAAGcacatccaagaaacaaaaacaatgcATACTCTGACTCTTCAATTGCTTAACCACCTATGTACTGAAGTTTTGAAAGTGTCAAGAGCAAAGGAAATATTTAGACAATCATTCATTAATGGGGCAAAATATGGGATTCCCGAGATTCTGGAAGAGATTATAAAGTCATATCCTTTTGCACTCGAGTATGTGGATGAGGAACTATTCAAATTGGCAGTATTAAATCGTCATGAAAAGATTTTCAACCTCATCTGCGAAACCGGTATGCATAGACAACTTATAATACGAACCAAAGATGATTCAAGTAACATCTTGCATTTGGCTGGAAAATTGGCCCCTCCGCACCGGCTCAGTCTCGTTTCTGGTGCAGCTCTACAAATGCAACGCGAGTTACATTGGTTTAag gaaattgaaaaatatgcCCCGATAGCCTTCAGTGAATCtgagaatgaaaacaaagatAAACCGAAAATGGTATTTATAAAGGAACATGAAAAGTTGATAAAAGAAGGGGAGAAATGGATGAAAGGCACAGCAAAATGTTACACATTAGCAGCAGCGCTTATTGCTACTGTAGTGTAG